The proteins below come from a single Paludibacter jiangxiensis genomic window:
- a CDS encoding M13 family metallopeptidase produces the protein MRMHKNLKQAAILPLFLLGISSLSNAQSIDPMVSHIDSTETPGHDFFLYANGKWFKQNPIPASETSNGIFQIIQDTINAQIHDVCVSSAKLKNSVKGSARQKIGDLFLTGMDSVSLNRMGITPLKADLARINQIANINQLMTTAAYLRTIGAGSMYGLGVGQDDKISSKHAVFINQGGLSLPDREYYFATDARAAKVREAFLTYASKMFGLMGYSEAQAKSAADEVMKLETALAKVSRKREDLRDPLLNYNKMTFAKVASENPSLELQQSLAIVGLPKVDTVIVGQPEFVTALNGYIKTMPLSAWKSYLKLRLMSAYSDYLDDKTFKIAFEYSSALRGATEPRPRWKRVTDEVDGSLGDLVGQVYVKDYLPKGTKEKLMEIGTEIKKVYAERIKNLDWMSSETKIKALHKLDVMIMKVGYPDKWKDMSKMQIDKSSYASNMKRVAQWHYNYMISKYGKPVDRTEWDMQPQTYNAYYNPSNNEIVVPGCNIIVPGYERKMADDAILYSIIGGSTFGHEMTHGFDDQGAKYDANGNLANWWTPEDSTKFFTKTKMIVAQFNKYIAVDSLHVNGEMTQGENIADLGGVAMGYEAFKKTAQYKNNQVVGGLNPDKRFFLGYGMAWMVNIRPEALANQIRSDVHSPAKFRINGPLSDIDAFYKTFDIKPGDAMWIPENQRVKIW, from the coding sequence ATGAGAATGCATAAAAATCTGAAACAAGCAGCGATATTGCCCCTCTTTTTGCTGGGCATATCATCTTTGAGTAATGCGCAATCTATCGATCCGATGGTGTCGCATATCGATTCGACCGAAACGCCGGGTCATGATTTTTTCTTGTATGCCAATGGAAAATGGTTCAAACAGAATCCGATTCCGGCTAGTGAAACATCGAATGGTATTTTCCAGATAATTCAGGATACCATCAACGCCCAGATACACGATGTATGCGTGTCGTCGGCAAAGCTGAAGAATAGTGTGAAAGGAAGTGCCCGCCAGAAAATCGGAGACCTGTTTTTAACCGGAATGGACTCCGTATCGTTGAATCGCATGGGAATTACTCCGCTTAAAGCCGATTTGGCACGGATTAATCAGATTGCCAATATCAACCAGTTGATGACTACCGCGGCTTATCTGAGAACGATCGGTGCCGGTTCAATGTACGGTCTTGGCGTTGGACAGGACGATAAAATAAGCAGTAAACATGCCGTGTTTATCAACCAGGGCGGATTGAGCCTTCCCGACCGTGAATACTATTTTGCCACCGATGCCCGTGCGGCCAAAGTGCGTGAAGCGTTTCTGACTTATGCCAGTAAAATGTTCGGTTTGATGGGTTACAGCGAAGCACAGGCAAAATCGGCAGCTGACGAGGTGATGAAACTGGAAACGGCGCTGGCCAAGGTTTCGCGTAAACGCGAGGATCTCCGCGACCCGTTGTTGAATTACAATAAAATGACGTTTGCCAAAGTAGCATCTGAAAATCCTTCGCTGGAGTTGCAACAATCATTGGCGATTGTAGGTTTACCCAAAGTAGATACGGTTATTGTCGGCCAACCCGAATTTGTAACTGCACTCAACGGTTATATAAAAACCATGCCTTTATCAGCCTGGAAATCGTATCTGAAATTGCGCCTGATGAGTGCTTATTCCGATTATTTGGACGATAAAACATTCAAAATAGCCTTTGAATACAGTTCGGCCTTGAGAGGAGCAACCGAGCCCCGTCCCCGCTGGAAACGCGTAACCGATGAGGTGGACGGATCGTTGGGTGATTTGGTTGGTCAGGTCTATGTGAAAGATTACCTGCCGAAAGGAACCAAAGAGAAGCTGATGGAGATCGGAACCGAAATCAAGAAGGTGTATGCCGAACGCATCAAAAACCTCGACTGGATGTCGTCTGAAACAAAGATCAAAGCGCTTCACAAACTGGATGTGATGATAATGAAAGTGGGCTATCCCGACAAGTGGAAAGATATGAGCAAAATGCAAATTGACAAAAGTTCGTATGCGTCTAATATGAAACGTGTGGCTCAATGGCATTATAACTATATGATTTCCAAATACGGCAAACCGGTCGATCGTACCGAATGGGATATGCAGCCTCAAACCTACAATGCGTACTACAATCCGTCGAATAACGAAATTGTGGTGCCGGGTTGTAATATTATCGTTCCGGGTTATGAGCGCAAAATGGCCGATGATGCCATTCTTTACTCCATTATCGGAGGCTCTACTTTTGGCCACGAAATGACACACGGATTCGACGATCAGGGTGCAAAATACGATGCCAACGGTAATCTTGCCAACTGGTGGACTCCCGAAGATAGCACCAAATTCTTTACCAAAACAAAGATGATTGTGGCTCAGTTCAATAAATATATTGCAGTGGACAGCCTGCATGTGAACGGTGAAATGACGCAGGGCGAAAACATTGCAGACTTAGGTGGTGTGGCCATGGGTTACGAGGCTTTTAAGAAGACGGCGCAATATAAAAACAATCAGGTAGTAGGTGGCCTGAATCCCGACAAACGCTTTTTCCTCGGTTACGGAATGGCCTGGATGGTCAATATTCGTCCCGAAGCACTTGCCAATCAAATTCGCAGCGACGTACACTCTCCGGCGAAATTCCGTATCAATGGTCCGTTGTCCGACATCGATGCTTTCTATAAAACATTCGATATCAAACCGGGAGATGCTATGTGGATACCCGAGAATCAGCGGGTAAAAATCTGGTAG
- a CDS encoding PhzF family phenazine biosynthesis protein: MQFQSIFQVDAFTAEPFKGNPAGVMVVTENITTEQMQQLAMEMNLSETAFVFPQRDNLFEIRYFTPAKEVDLCGHATLASAHILYETGRVASDDQIHFKAKGADLTISKSDSWLEMNFPRYPLTKRAQHPDFEALVGFEPVELYDSSYNWVVAVANREDEVQNALPVFSALTEAGLGHLMITAPASTPEYDFVLRCFAPWAGIDEDPVTGSAHCALTPLWAEQLGKKQLTSLQVSKRTGILKTELAGDHVIIKGQAVTVFKIELTINN, encoded by the coding sequence ATGCAATTTCAATCAATCTTTCAGGTCGATGCTTTTACGGCAGAACCGTTTAAAGGAAATCCGGCAGGAGTGATGGTGGTAACAGAAAATATTACCACCGAACAGATGCAACAGCTTGCCATGGAGATGAATCTCTCCGAGACGGCTTTTGTTTTCCCGCAACGCGACAATCTATTTGAAATCCGTTATTTTACGCCAGCCAAAGAGGTCGATCTTTGCGGACATGCAACCCTTGCCAGTGCTCATATTCTGTACGAAACGGGTAGGGTAGCATCTGATGATCAGATACACTTCAAAGCCAAAGGTGCCGATCTTACTATTTCAAAATCGGATAGCTGGCTGGAGATGAATTTCCCCCGTTATCCTTTGACTAAAAGAGCTCAACATCCCGATTTTGAAGCTTTGGTTGGTTTTGAACCGGTGGAGTTATACGACAGCAGTTATAACTGGGTAGTTGCTGTGGCAAATAGAGAAGATGAGGTGCAGAATGCTTTGCCTGTTTTCAGCGCATTGACCGAAGCAGGCTTGGGGCACCTGATGATTACTGCTCCTGCGTCAACTCCGGAATATGATTTTGTATTGCGATGCTTTGCGCCCTGGGCGGGTATCGACGAAGATCCGGTGACAGGGTCGGCACATTGTGCTCTGACTCCGCTTTGGGCGGAACAACTTGGCAAGAAGCAACTCACATCTTTGCAGGTTTCTAAGCGCACCGGAATCCTTAAAACGGAACTGGCAGGAGACCACGTGATCATCAAAGGTCAGGCAGTAACGGTGTTCAAAATAGAATTAACAATTAATAATTAA
- a CDS encoding patatin-like phospholipase family protein, which yields MIDNSIGLVLEGGGFRGMYTAGVLDAFLQQELYFKYVIGVSAGADYGVSYVSRQFGRNLAVNEYVSDPNYCSWFHLFSKGEYFNDDFIYSYLPDHLVPFDFESFTASGVTMKVGLTDCNTGKADFKTLDATDKVRFATLLSATSSLPVIARPKKIDNEFYMDGGISDSIPVQQAFNDGHKRLVVILTRDAAYRKDQVKFLPFWKRHYRQYPRLVEAIINRAAQYNQTLDMIAKLEKEGSIYVIRPNETLPVSRMENKPKRLEKVYYMGLEQMNNEIGRLKEWIGI from the coding sequence ATGATTGATAATTCTATCGGTCTGGTGCTCGAAGGCGGTGGCTTCAGAGGAATGTACACCGCAGGAGTGCTGGACGCTTTTCTTCAGCAGGAACTTTATTTTAAGTATGTCATCGGAGTTTCGGCCGGAGCCGATTATGGCGTTTCGTATGTTTCACGACAATTCGGGCGTAATTTGGCCGTGAATGAATATGTCTCCGATCCCAACTATTGCAGCTGGTTTCATTTGTTTTCAAAAGGGGAATATTTCAACGATGATTTTATATACAGCTATTTGCCGGATCATCTGGTTCCGTTTGACTTTGAGTCTTTCACTGCAAGTGGCGTGACGATGAAGGTTGGCCTGACCGATTGCAATACCGGCAAAGCGGATTTCAAAACGCTGGATGCTACGGATAAGGTGCGTTTCGCTACGTTACTTTCTGCCACTTCTTCGCTTCCTGTCATTGCCAGACCCAAGAAGATAGACAATGAATTCTACATGGACGGCGGCATTTCCGATTCGATTCCGGTGCAGCAGGCTTTTAATGACGGACATAAACGTCTGGTAGTCATCCTTACGCGCGATGCTGCTTATCGTAAAGATCAGGTGAAATTTCTTCCTTTCTGGAAACGTCACTATCGTCAGTATCCGCGTTTGGTCGAAGCCATTATTAACCGCGCAGCTCAATATAACCAAACTCTGGACATGATTGCAAAGCTGGAGAAAGAAGGTAGTATATACGTAATCCGGCCTAATGAAACGCTTCCTGTTTCGCGGATGGAAAATAAGCCGAAACGTCTTGAAAAAGTGTACTACATGGGATTGGAGCAGATGAATAATGAAATAGGTCGACTGAAAGAGTGGATTGGAATTTAA